TAGATTTCGTCAATTCCAAGCTCTTTGAAACGTGCAGCATTATTTTCAAAACCTGGTAATTGATAAGTTGAGCAAGTTGGAGTAAACGCTCCAGGTAATGAAAAAACGATTACTTTCTTGTTATCAAAAATTTCTTTTGTTGTAAGATCTTGCCATTTAAACGGGTTAGATCCACCAATACTTTCATCTCTTACTCTTGTTTTAAAAGTTACGTTAGGTACTTTTTTATTTTCCATTTTATTTCTCCTTTTAGTTATATAACTACAATGGTTACATAAACCATTATATTCTTTATGTTCTTGTTGTAAAATAGATTAAATTTATAAAACCCATAAACTTAAATTATATGAACACAAGAACACTTGAATATATTTTAGCAGTCTATGAAACTCAAAGCTTTATTACAGCATCAGAAAAGTGTTTTGTGAGTCAGCCTGCTCTTAGTATGCAGATAAAAAAGTTTGAAGATTCTCTAGATATACAGATATTTGAAAGAAATAGCAAAAGTATTATTCCCACAAAAATTGGTGAAGAAGTTATTAAGCAGGCTTATAAAATCTTAGAAGAGGTAAAAAACTTAAAAGATTTAGTAAGCTTACATTTAGAGAATGGAAGAATAAATGTTTCTATCGGAGTAATTCCAACACTAGGCCCTTATCTTATGCCAAACATACTTCCACCTATAAAAGCTAAAATACCAAACATTAGTATGTCTATAGTTGAGGAAAAAACTGATACTCTAATAGATATGCTGGAACATGGAAAACTAGACTTTGCAATACTAGCAGATGATATAGAAAATAGAAATTTTGTTACCAAAAAACTTTTTAAAGATAATTTTTGTTTAGCTGTTTCTACTGACAACCTTTTGTCTAAAGGCAAAGATCTATCTGTAACAGATATTCAAGAACAAAATTTAATGCTTCTTGATGAGGGCCATTGCATGGGTGATCAAGCTTTAGAATTTTGTTCAACAAATCGCCTATCTTATAACAATAATTTTAGAGGAAGTAGTTTAGAAACGCTTAGACAAATGGTTTCAGTTGATGAAGGCATAACATTTATACCTAAAATAGCTCAAACAAAAACATCTAAAGTAAAATATATAAAGATTAAAAACTCTGACTTTCATAGAAATATTTACTTAGTTATGAGA
This region of Francisella frigiditurris genomic DNA includes:
- the oxyR gene encoding oxidative stress transcriptional regulator OxyR; the protein is MNTRTLEYILAVYETQSFITASEKCFVSQPALSMQIKKFEDSLDIQIFERNSKSIIPTKIGEEVIKQAYKILEEVKNLKDLVSLHLENGRINVSIGVIPTLGPYLMPNILPPIKAKIPNISMSIVEEKTDTLIDMLEHGKLDFAILADDIENRNFVTKKLFKDNFCLAVSTDNLLSKGKDLSVTDIQEQNLMLLDEGHCMGDQALEFCSTNRLSYNNNFRGSSLETLRQMVSVDEGITFIPKIAQTKTSKVKYIKIKNSDFHRNIYLVMRKSSTYSTLFKELSKIISDNHN